One Ostrinia nubilalis chromosome 4, ilOstNubi1.1, whole genome shotgun sequence DNA window includes the following coding sequences:
- the LOC135088581 gene encoding antichymotrypsin-2-like isoform X5, which produces MSKLILLLCVTGFLFQITAAAQCPENEQFSQCPFSTCRPQTCQEAGFPVPCPIMGPDGQCPGEPGCICVSGYLRNDEGVCIPEKQCPSCGGDKNAVRGCGVHCRNTCATYKASKKLPCPLFCNLNGCDCRQGFVFDGNLKRCVRPQDCTPTCQVNEVFESCSNVVCRTQNCADKGKNIRCRGITDRRCDPKCLCRENYMRNKNGKCIPEDQCEPASNTTTQGPDSPSSTNTSTSTCTDAATQEANLERGNTIFTGKVFYQVVKNNPEKSVIVSPLSVLPPLGILALSSRGQTNQELLNALNLKTNDDVRCAFPGHLRQITATNGTELDYGAKIYVYEQGKLNQTVQNDAKNVFNASVESLDFTNANNASDVINNWVSDVTKGKITKLTSPDMFDAMTRLVIADAIYFKGLWKYEFNINNTKPRDFHVNSNKTIQVPTMQQKGKFQYAELSDLNVQVVELPYKDEDITFLVVLPRETDGLLSVAEKLQDPTVIDKIYGSLSEQTVTIFLPRIPEVSTRTNLIDVLRSIGITSVFDSAKSELSGMTVPDEALYVSDAVQEATITVNEEGAEAAAANAVVIVSRNMPLPPPVEFKLIADHPFIFLIRVRNLIIFIGTFANKLSV; this is translated from the exons ATGTCGAAGTTAATATTACTGCTGTGTGTTACTggctttttatttcaaataactgCAGCAG CTCAATGCCCGGAGAACGAACAATTCTCCCAATGCCCGTTCAGTACATGTCGGCCTCAAACCTGCCAAGAGGCAGGATTCCCAGTGCCATGCCCCATAATGGGCCCTGATGGTCAGTGCCCTGGAGAACCAGGGTGCATCTGTGTTAGCGGGTATTTAAGAAACGACGAAGGCGTTTGCATCCCTGAGAAGCAATGTC CATCTTGTGGGGGCGACAAAAACGCAGTCCGAGGCTGTGGAGTCCACTGTCGCAACACCTGCGCCACTTATAAAGCTTCAAAAAAATTGCCGTGTCCACTGTTCTGTAACCTGAACGGCTGTGATTGCAGACAAGGATTCGTATTCGACGGAAACTTGAAGAGATGTGTGAGACCTCAGGATTGCA CACCAACTTGTCAAGTGAACGAAGTGTTTGAGTCATGTTCCAATGTCGTATGCCGTACTCAGAATTGTGCTGATAAAGGCAAGAATATACGATGCAGAGGAATAACCGATAGACGCTGTGACCCCAAATGTCTTTGCCGGGAAAACTATATGAGGAATAAGAATGGAAAATGTATACCCGAAGACCAGTGTGAACCGG CATCTAACACAACCACACAAGGACCTGATTCACCGTCATCAACAAACACAAGTACGAGCACATGTACCGATGCCGCCACTCAGGAGGCAAATTTGGAACGAGGAAACACCATCTTTACGGGAAAAGTCTTCTAT caAGTTGTGAAGAACAATCCAGAAAAAAGCGTAATAGTGTCACCATTATCGGTACTTCCACCCTTGGGTATACTCGCTTTGAGTTCCAGAGGCCAAACGAACCAAGAATTGCTGAATGCACTTAACCTCAAAACTAACGACGAT GTAAGATGTGCTTTCCCCGGTCATCTACGTCAGATAACAGCAACGAACGGAACGGAATTAGACTACGGTGCCAAAATTTACGTCTACGAACAAGGCAAACTCAACCAAACTGTGCAAAATGACGCGAAAAACGTATTTAATGCGTCAGTAGAGAGTCTGGATTTCACTAATGCTAATAACGCCAGTGATGTCATCAACAATTGG GTTTCAGATGTTACAAAGGGAAAGATTACTAAACTTACATCGCCGGATATGTTTGATGCTATGACACGATTGGTCATAGCCGATGCCATTTATTTCAAG GGCCTTTGGAAATATGAATTCaacataaataatacaaaacccAGAGATTTCCATGTTAACAGTAATAAAACTATACAAGTGCCAACCATGCAACAGAAAGGGAAATTCCAATATGCCGAGTTATCAGATCTTAACGTCCAG GTTGTAGAACTGCCATACAAAGATGAAGATATAACATTTTTGGTAGTTTTGCCAAGGGAAACTGATGGGCTATTATCAGTTGCGGAGAAACTCCAAGATCCAACAGTAATAGACAAAATTTACGGTAGTCTGTCTGAACAAACAGTGACTATTTTCTTGCCTAGAATACCAGAAGTATCAACGAGGACGAATTTGATTGATGTCTTGAGATCG ATTGGTATAACATCAGTCTTCGATTCCGCCAAATCTGAGCTGAGTGGCATGACCGTACCCGATGAGGCTCTTTACGTGTCTGATGCTGTCCAGGAAGCAACCATCACTGTAAATGAGGAGGGAGCTGAAGCCGCCGCTGCGAATG CAGTTGTTATAGTATCAAGAAACATGCCGTTGCCTCCACCAGTTGAATTCAAATTAATCGCCGACCATCCATTTATATTCCTAATAagagtcagaaatttgataataTTCATAGGGACTTTTGCGAATAAG CTTTCGGTGTGA
- the LOC135088581 gene encoding antichymotrypsin-2-like isoform X2 gives MSKLILLLCVTGFLFQITAADTSESNDSVSDQSSLESDEDCYYEVPEPQCPENEQFSQCPFSTCRPQTCQEAGFPVPCPIMGPDGQCPGEPGCICVSGYLRNDEGVCIPEKQCPSCGGDKNAVRGCGVHCRNTCATYKASKKLPCPLFCNLNGCDCRQGFVFDGNLKRCVRPQDCTPTCQVNEVFESCSNVVCRTQNCADKGKNIRCRGITDRRCDPKCLCRENYMRNKNGKCIPEDQCEPASNTTTQGPDSPSSTNTSTSTCTDAATQEANLERGNTIFTGKVFYQVVKNNPEKSVIVSPLSVLPPLGILALSSRGQTNQELLNALNLKTNDDVRCAFPGHLRQITATNGTELDYGAKIYVYEQGKLNQTVQNDAKNVFNASVESLDFTNANNASDVINNWVSDVTKGKITKLTSPDMFDAMTRLVIADAIYFKGLWKYEFNINNTKPRDFHVNSNKTIQVPTMQQKGKFQYAELSDLNVQVVELPYKDEDITFLVVLPRETDGLLSVAEKLQDPTVIDKIYGSLSEQTVTIFLPRIPEVSTRTNLIDVLRSIGITSVFDSAKSELSGMTVPDEALYVSDAVQEATITVNEEGAEAAAANVVIVSRNMPLPPPVEFKLIADHPFIFLIRVRNLIIFIGTFANKLSV, from the exons ATGTCGAAGTTAATATTACTGCTGTGTGTTACTggctttttatttcaaataactgCAGCAG ataCTTCGGAAAGCAATGATTCCGTAAGCGATCAATCATCACTGGAAAGTGACGAGGATTGCTATTATGAAGTGCCGGAAC CTCAATGCCCGGAGAACGAACAATTCTCCCAATGCCCGTTCAGTACATGTCGGCCTCAAACCTGCCAAGAGGCAGGATTCCCAGTGCCATGCCCCATAATGGGCCCTGATGGTCAGTGCCCTGGAGAACCAGGGTGCATCTGTGTTAGCGGGTATTTAAGAAACGACGAAGGCGTTTGCATCCCTGAGAAGCAATGTC CATCTTGTGGGGGCGACAAAAACGCAGTCCGAGGCTGTGGAGTCCACTGTCGCAACACCTGCGCCACTTATAAAGCTTCAAAAAAATTGCCGTGTCCACTGTTCTGTAACCTGAACGGCTGTGATTGCAGACAAGGATTCGTATTCGACGGAAACTTGAAGAGATGTGTGAGACCTCAGGATTGCA CACCAACTTGTCAAGTGAACGAAGTGTTTGAGTCATGTTCCAATGTCGTATGCCGTACTCAGAATTGTGCTGATAAAGGCAAGAATATACGATGCAGAGGAATAACCGATAGACGCTGTGACCCCAAATGTCTTTGCCGGGAAAACTATATGAGGAATAAGAATGGAAAATGTATACCCGAAGACCAGTGTGAACCGG CATCTAACACAACCACACAAGGACCTGATTCACCGTCATCAACAAACACAAGTACGAGCACATGTACCGATGCCGCCACTCAGGAGGCAAATTTGGAACGAGGAAACACCATCTTTACGGGAAAAGTCTTCTAT caAGTTGTGAAGAACAATCCAGAAAAAAGCGTAATAGTGTCACCATTATCGGTACTTCCACCCTTGGGTATACTCGCTTTGAGTTCCAGAGGCCAAACGAACCAAGAATTGCTGAATGCACTTAACCTCAAAACTAACGACGAT GTAAGATGTGCTTTCCCCGGTCATCTACGTCAGATAACAGCAACGAACGGAACGGAATTAGACTACGGTGCCAAAATTTACGTCTACGAACAAGGCAAACTCAACCAAACTGTGCAAAATGACGCGAAAAACGTATTTAATGCGTCAGTAGAGAGTCTGGATTTCACTAATGCTAATAACGCCAGTGATGTCATCAACAATTGG GTTTCAGATGTTACAAAGGGAAAGATTACTAAACTTACATCGCCGGATATGTTTGATGCTATGACACGATTGGTCATAGCCGATGCCATTTATTTCAAG GGCCTTTGGAAATATGAATTCaacataaataatacaaaacccAGAGATTTCCATGTTAACAGTAATAAAACTATACAAGTGCCAACCATGCAACAGAAAGGGAAATTCCAATATGCCGAGTTATCAGATCTTAACGTCCAG GTTGTAGAACTGCCATACAAAGATGAAGATATAACATTTTTGGTAGTTTTGCCAAGGGAAACTGATGGGCTATTATCAGTTGCGGAGAAACTCCAAGATCCAACAGTAATAGACAAAATTTACGGTAGTCTGTCTGAACAAACAGTGACTATTTTCTTGCCTAGAATACCAGAAGTATCAACGAGGACGAATTTGATTGATGTCTTGAGATCG ATTGGTATAACATCAGTCTTCGATTCCGCCAAATCTGAGCTGAGTGGCATGACCGTACCCGATGAGGCTCTTTACGTGTCTGATGCTGTCCAGGAAGCAACCATCACTGTAAATGAGGAGGGAGCTGAAGCCGCCGCTGCGAATG TTGTTATAGTATCAAGAAACATGCCGTTGCCTCCACCAGTTGAATTCAAATTAATCGCCGACCATCCATTTATATTCCTAATAagagtcagaaatttgataataTTCATAGGGACTTTTGCGAATAAG CTTTCGGTGTGA
- the LOC135088581 gene encoding antichymotrypsin-2-like isoform X4: MSKLILLLCVTGFLFQITAADTSESNDSVSDQSSLESDEDCYYEVPEPQCPENEQFSQCPFSTCRPQTCQEAGFPVPCPIMGPDGQCPGEPGCICVSGYLRNDEGVCIPEKQCPSCGGDKNAVRGCGVHCRNTCATYKASKKLPCPLFCNLNGCDCRQGFVFDGNLKRCVRPQDCTPTCQVNEVFESCSNVVCRTQNCADKGKNIRCRGITDRRCDPKCLCRENYMRNKNGKCIPEDQCEPASNTTTQGPDSPSSTNTSTSTCTDAATQEANLERGNTIFTGKVFYQVVKNNPEKSVIVSPLSVLPPLGILALSSRGQTNQELLNALNLKTNDDVRCAFPGHLRQITATNGTELDYGAKIYVYEQGKLNQTVQNDAKNVFNASVESLDFTNANNASDVINNWVSDVTKGKITKLTSPDMFDAMTRLVIADAIYFKGLWKYEFNINNTKPRDFHVNSNKTIQVPTMQQKGKFQYAELSDLNVQVVELPYKDEDITFLVVLPRETDGLLSVAEKLQDPTVIDKIYGSLSEQTVTIFLPRIPEVSTRTNLIDVLRSIGITSVFDSAKSELSGMTVPDEALYVSDAVQEATITVNEEGAEAAAANAFGVTALSATIGGPKEYYFNADHPYAIYINIRRRITLFCGAFYG, from the exons ATGTCGAAGTTAATATTACTGCTGTGTGTTACTggctttttatttcaaataactgCAGCAG ataCTTCGGAAAGCAATGATTCCGTAAGCGATCAATCATCACTGGAAAGTGACGAGGATTGCTATTATGAAGTGCCGGAAC CTCAATGCCCGGAGAACGAACAATTCTCCCAATGCCCGTTCAGTACATGTCGGCCTCAAACCTGCCAAGAGGCAGGATTCCCAGTGCCATGCCCCATAATGGGCCCTGATGGTCAGTGCCCTGGAGAACCAGGGTGCATCTGTGTTAGCGGGTATTTAAGAAACGACGAAGGCGTTTGCATCCCTGAGAAGCAATGTC CATCTTGTGGGGGCGACAAAAACGCAGTCCGAGGCTGTGGAGTCCACTGTCGCAACACCTGCGCCACTTATAAAGCTTCAAAAAAATTGCCGTGTCCACTGTTCTGTAACCTGAACGGCTGTGATTGCAGACAAGGATTCGTATTCGACGGAAACTTGAAGAGATGTGTGAGACCTCAGGATTGCA CACCAACTTGTCAAGTGAACGAAGTGTTTGAGTCATGTTCCAATGTCGTATGCCGTACTCAGAATTGTGCTGATAAAGGCAAGAATATACGATGCAGAGGAATAACCGATAGACGCTGTGACCCCAAATGTCTTTGCCGGGAAAACTATATGAGGAATAAGAATGGAAAATGTATACCCGAAGACCAGTGTGAACCGG CATCTAACACAACCACACAAGGACCTGATTCACCGTCATCAACAAACACAAGTACGAGCACATGTACCGATGCCGCCACTCAGGAGGCAAATTTGGAACGAGGAAACACCATCTTTACGGGAAAAGTCTTCTAT caAGTTGTGAAGAACAATCCAGAAAAAAGCGTAATAGTGTCACCATTATCGGTACTTCCACCCTTGGGTATACTCGCTTTGAGTTCCAGAGGCCAAACGAACCAAGAATTGCTGAATGCACTTAACCTCAAAACTAACGACGAT GTAAGATGTGCTTTCCCCGGTCATCTACGTCAGATAACAGCAACGAACGGAACGGAATTAGACTACGGTGCCAAAATTTACGTCTACGAACAAGGCAAACTCAACCAAACTGTGCAAAATGACGCGAAAAACGTATTTAATGCGTCAGTAGAGAGTCTGGATTTCACTAATGCTAATAACGCCAGTGATGTCATCAACAATTGG GTTTCAGATGTTACAAAGGGAAAGATTACTAAACTTACATCGCCGGATATGTTTGATGCTATGACACGATTGGTCATAGCCGATGCCATTTATTTCAAG GGCCTTTGGAAATATGAATTCaacataaataatacaaaacccAGAGATTTCCATGTTAACAGTAATAAAACTATACAAGTGCCAACCATGCAACAGAAAGGGAAATTCCAATATGCCGAGTTATCAGATCTTAACGTCCAG GTTGTAGAACTGCCATACAAAGATGAAGATATAACATTTTTGGTAGTTTTGCCAAGGGAAACTGATGGGCTATTATCAGTTGCGGAGAAACTCCAAGATCCAACAGTAATAGACAAAATTTACGGTAGTCTGTCTGAACAAACAGTGACTATTTTCTTGCCTAGAATACCAGAAGTATCAACGAGGACGAATTTGATTGATGTCTTGAGATCG ATTGGTATAACATCAGTCTTCGATTCCGCCAAATCTGAGCTGAGTGGCATGACCGTACCCGATGAGGCTCTTTACGTGTCTGATGCTGTCCAGGAAGCAACCATCACTGTAAATGAGGAGGGAGCTGAAGCCGCCGCTGCGAATG CTTTCGGTGTGACGGCTTTGTCGGCTACCATCGGGGGACCTAAAGAATACTATTTCAACGCCGATCATCCTTACGCTATTTACATTAATATTCGTCGCCGTATAACACTGTTTTGTGGAGCGTTTTATGGATAA
- the LOC135088581 gene encoding antichymotrypsin-2-like isoform X1 translates to MSKLILLLCVTGFLFQITAADTSESNDSVSDQSSLESDEDCYYEVPEPQCPENEQFSQCPFSTCRPQTCQEAGFPVPCPIMGPDGQCPGEPGCICVSGYLRNDEGVCIPEKQCPSCGGDKNAVRGCGVHCRNTCATYKASKKLPCPLFCNLNGCDCRQGFVFDGNLKRCVRPQDCTPTCQVNEVFESCSNVVCRTQNCADKGKNIRCRGITDRRCDPKCLCRENYMRNKNGKCIPEDQCEPASNTTTQGPDSPSSTNTSTSTCTDAATQEANLERGNTIFTGKVFYQVVKNNPEKSVIVSPLSVLPPLGILALSSRGQTNQELLNALNLKTNDDVRCAFPGHLRQITATNGTELDYGAKIYVYEQGKLNQTVQNDAKNVFNASVESLDFTNANNASDVINNWVSDVTKGKITKLTSPDMFDAMTRLVIADAIYFKGLWKYEFNINNTKPRDFHVNSNKTIQVPTMQQKGKFQYAELSDLNVQVVELPYKDEDITFLVVLPRETDGLLSVAEKLQDPTVIDKIYGSLSEQTVTIFLPRIPEVSTRTNLIDVLRSIGITSVFDSAKSELSGMTVPDEALYVSDAVQEATITVNEEGAEAAAANAVVIVSRNMPLPPPVEFKLIADHPFIFLIRVRNLIIFIGTFANKLSV, encoded by the exons ATGTCGAAGTTAATATTACTGCTGTGTGTTACTggctttttatttcaaataactgCAGCAG ataCTTCGGAAAGCAATGATTCCGTAAGCGATCAATCATCACTGGAAAGTGACGAGGATTGCTATTATGAAGTGCCGGAAC CTCAATGCCCGGAGAACGAACAATTCTCCCAATGCCCGTTCAGTACATGTCGGCCTCAAACCTGCCAAGAGGCAGGATTCCCAGTGCCATGCCCCATAATGGGCCCTGATGGTCAGTGCCCTGGAGAACCAGGGTGCATCTGTGTTAGCGGGTATTTAAGAAACGACGAAGGCGTTTGCATCCCTGAGAAGCAATGTC CATCTTGTGGGGGCGACAAAAACGCAGTCCGAGGCTGTGGAGTCCACTGTCGCAACACCTGCGCCACTTATAAAGCTTCAAAAAAATTGCCGTGTCCACTGTTCTGTAACCTGAACGGCTGTGATTGCAGACAAGGATTCGTATTCGACGGAAACTTGAAGAGATGTGTGAGACCTCAGGATTGCA CACCAACTTGTCAAGTGAACGAAGTGTTTGAGTCATGTTCCAATGTCGTATGCCGTACTCAGAATTGTGCTGATAAAGGCAAGAATATACGATGCAGAGGAATAACCGATAGACGCTGTGACCCCAAATGTCTTTGCCGGGAAAACTATATGAGGAATAAGAATGGAAAATGTATACCCGAAGACCAGTGTGAACCGG CATCTAACACAACCACACAAGGACCTGATTCACCGTCATCAACAAACACAAGTACGAGCACATGTACCGATGCCGCCACTCAGGAGGCAAATTTGGAACGAGGAAACACCATCTTTACGGGAAAAGTCTTCTAT caAGTTGTGAAGAACAATCCAGAAAAAAGCGTAATAGTGTCACCATTATCGGTACTTCCACCCTTGGGTATACTCGCTTTGAGTTCCAGAGGCCAAACGAACCAAGAATTGCTGAATGCACTTAACCTCAAAACTAACGACGAT GTAAGATGTGCTTTCCCCGGTCATCTACGTCAGATAACAGCAACGAACGGAACGGAATTAGACTACGGTGCCAAAATTTACGTCTACGAACAAGGCAAACTCAACCAAACTGTGCAAAATGACGCGAAAAACGTATTTAATGCGTCAGTAGAGAGTCTGGATTTCACTAATGCTAATAACGCCAGTGATGTCATCAACAATTGG GTTTCAGATGTTACAAAGGGAAAGATTACTAAACTTACATCGCCGGATATGTTTGATGCTATGACACGATTGGTCATAGCCGATGCCATTTATTTCAAG GGCCTTTGGAAATATGAATTCaacataaataatacaaaacccAGAGATTTCCATGTTAACAGTAATAAAACTATACAAGTGCCAACCATGCAACAGAAAGGGAAATTCCAATATGCCGAGTTATCAGATCTTAACGTCCAG GTTGTAGAACTGCCATACAAAGATGAAGATATAACATTTTTGGTAGTTTTGCCAAGGGAAACTGATGGGCTATTATCAGTTGCGGAGAAACTCCAAGATCCAACAGTAATAGACAAAATTTACGGTAGTCTGTCTGAACAAACAGTGACTATTTTCTTGCCTAGAATACCAGAAGTATCAACGAGGACGAATTTGATTGATGTCTTGAGATCG ATTGGTATAACATCAGTCTTCGATTCCGCCAAATCTGAGCTGAGTGGCATGACCGTACCCGATGAGGCTCTTTACGTGTCTGATGCTGTCCAGGAAGCAACCATCACTGTAAATGAGGAGGGAGCTGAAGCCGCCGCTGCGAATG CAGTTGTTATAGTATCAAGAAACATGCCGTTGCCTCCACCAGTTGAATTCAAATTAATCGCCGACCATCCATTTATATTCCTAATAagagtcagaaatttgataataTTCATAGGGACTTTTGCGAATAAG CTTTCGGTGTGA
- the LOC135088581 gene encoding antichymotrypsin-2-like isoform X3, with protein sequence MSKLILLLCVTGFLFQITAADTSESNDSVSDQSSLESDEDCYYEVPEPQCPENEQFSQCPFSTCRPQTCQEAGFPVPCPIMGPDGQCPGEPGCICVSGYLRNDEGVCIPEKQCPSCGGDKNAVRGCGVHCRNTCATYKASKKLPCPLFCNLNGCDCRQGFVFDGNLKRCVRPQDCTPTCQVNEVFESCSNVVCRTQNCADKGKNIRCRGITDRRCDPKCLCRENYMRNKNGKCIPEDQCEPASNTTTQGPDSPSSTNTSTSTCTDAATQEANLERGNTIFTGKVFYQVVKNNPEKSVIVSPLSVLPPLGILALSSRGQTNQELLNALNLKTNDDVRCAFPGHLRQITATNGTELDYGAKIYVYEQGKLNQTVQNDAKNVFNASVESLDFTNANNASDVINNWVSDVTKGKITKLTSPDMFDAMTRLVIADAIYFKGLWKYEFNINNTKPRDFHVNSNKTIQVPTMQQKGKFQYAELSDLNVQVVELPYKDEDITFLVVLPRETDGLLSVAEKLQDPTVIDKIYGSLSEQTVTIFLPRIPEVSTRTNLIDVLRSIGITSVFDSAKSELSGMTVPDEALYVSDAVQEATITVNEEGAEAAAANAVVIVSRNMPLPPPVEFKLIADHPFIFLIRVRNLIIFIGTFANKA encoded by the exons ATGTCGAAGTTAATATTACTGCTGTGTGTTACTggctttttatttcaaataactgCAGCAG ataCTTCGGAAAGCAATGATTCCGTAAGCGATCAATCATCACTGGAAAGTGACGAGGATTGCTATTATGAAGTGCCGGAAC CTCAATGCCCGGAGAACGAACAATTCTCCCAATGCCCGTTCAGTACATGTCGGCCTCAAACCTGCCAAGAGGCAGGATTCCCAGTGCCATGCCCCATAATGGGCCCTGATGGTCAGTGCCCTGGAGAACCAGGGTGCATCTGTGTTAGCGGGTATTTAAGAAACGACGAAGGCGTTTGCATCCCTGAGAAGCAATGTC CATCTTGTGGGGGCGACAAAAACGCAGTCCGAGGCTGTGGAGTCCACTGTCGCAACACCTGCGCCACTTATAAAGCTTCAAAAAAATTGCCGTGTCCACTGTTCTGTAACCTGAACGGCTGTGATTGCAGACAAGGATTCGTATTCGACGGAAACTTGAAGAGATGTGTGAGACCTCAGGATTGCA CACCAACTTGTCAAGTGAACGAAGTGTTTGAGTCATGTTCCAATGTCGTATGCCGTACTCAGAATTGTGCTGATAAAGGCAAGAATATACGATGCAGAGGAATAACCGATAGACGCTGTGACCCCAAATGTCTTTGCCGGGAAAACTATATGAGGAATAAGAATGGAAAATGTATACCCGAAGACCAGTGTGAACCGG CATCTAACACAACCACACAAGGACCTGATTCACCGTCATCAACAAACACAAGTACGAGCACATGTACCGATGCCGCCACTCAGGAGGCAAATTTGGAACGAGGAAACACCATCTTTACGGGAAAAGTCTTCTAT caAGTTGTGAAGAACAATCCAGAAAAAAGCGTAATAGTGTCACCATTATCGGTACTTCCACCCTTGGGTATACTCGCTTTGAGTTCCAGAGGCCAAACGAACCAAGAATTGCTGAATGCACTTAACCTCAAAACTAACGACGAT GTAAGATGTGCTTTCCCCGGTCATCTACGTCAGATAACAGCAACGAACGGAACGGAATTAGACTACGGTGCCAAAATTTACGTCTACGAACAAGGCAAACTCAACCAAACTGTGCAAAATGACGCGAAAAACGTATTTAATGCGTCAGTAGAGAGTCTGGATTTCACTAATGCTAATAACGCCAGTGATGTCATCAACAATTGG GTTTCAGATGTTACAAAGGGAAAGATTACTAAACTTACATCGCCGGATATGTTTGATGCTATGACACGATTGGTCATAGCCGATGCCATTTATTTCAAG GGCCTTTGGAAATATGAATTCaacataaataatacaaaacccAGAGATTTCCATGTTAACAGTAATAAAACTATACAAGTGCCAACCATGCAACAGAAAGGGAAATTCCAATATGCCGAGTTATCAGATCTTAACGTCCAG GTTGTAGAACTGCCATACAAAGATGAAGATATAACATTTTTGGTAGTTTTGCCAAGGGAAACTGATGGGCTATTATCAGTTGCGGAGAAACTCCAAGATCCAACAGTAATAGACAAAATTTACGGTAGTCTGTCTGAACAAACAGTGACTATTTTCTTGCCTAGAATACCAGAAGTATCAACGAGGACGAATTTGATTGATGTCTTGAGATCG ATTGGTATAACATCAGTCTTCGATTCCGCCAAATCTGAGCTGAGTGGCATGACCGTACCCGATGAGGCTCTTTACGTGTCTGATGCTGTCCAGGAAGCAACCATCACTGTAAATGAGGAGGGAGCTGAAGCCGCCGCTGCGAATG CAGTTGTTATAGTATCAAGAAACATGCCGTTGCCTCCACCAGTTGAATTCAAATTAATCGCCGACCATCCATTTATATTCCTAATAagagtcagaaatttgataataTTCATAGGGACTTTTGCGAATAAG GCTTGA